The following proteins are co-located in the Streptomyces sp. DT2A-34 genome:
- a CDS encoding DUF397 domain-containing protein — MIRANSLPEAAWRKSTYSDNGGNTCVEVVDGLSAVPVRDSKNKEGAALVVSRSAWASFINSVK; from the coding sequence GTGATCCGCGCAAACAGCCTGCCCGAGGCGGCATGGCGCAAGAGCACCTACAGCGACAACGGCGGAAACACCTGCGTCGAGGTCGTTGACGGGCTGTCGGCCGTGCCTGTCCGGGACTCGAAGAACAAGGAAGGCGCGGCCCTGGTCGTCAGCCGCTCGGCTTGGGCTTCGTTCATCAACTCCGTGAAGTAG
- a CDS encoding IS5 family transposase, with product MSDAEWAVVRDAMPVPGWLEGRGGQPEGYCHRQMVDAVRYLVAGGITWRAMPADFPAWDRVYAFFRRWRDKGLAAEFHDRLRDRVREAAGQDPEPTAGVIDAQSVRGAASVPAATRGFDGGKKVNGRKRHIVVDTLGLLLVVMVTAASVTDRDAGQTLLARLRDRHWRVTRVWADGGYTGRLVDFVGGVLRIALTVVKRSDDTSGFTVLPKRWLVERTFAWLMHSRRLARDYETRTDTSEAVIRWSMSMVMSRRLVRRAR from the coding sequence ATGAGCGACGCGGAGTGGGCGGTCGTGCGCGACGCGATGCCGGTCCCCGGCTGGTTGGAGGGCCGCGGCGGGCAACCGGAGGGCTACTGCCACCGGCAGATGGTCGACGCGGTGCGCTACCTGGTCGCGGGCGGCATCACCTGGCGGGCGATGCCCGCGGACTTCCCCGCGTGGGACCGCGTCTACGCCTTCTTCCGGCGCTGGCGGGACAAGGGCCTGGCCGCCGAGTTCCACGACCGGCTGCGCGACCGGGTACGCGAGGCTGCGGGCCAGGATCCGGAACCGACGGCGGGCGTCATCGACGCGCAGTCGGTGAGAGGAGCCGCATCGGTGCCGGCCGCGACCAGGGGCTTCGACGGCGGAAAGAAGGTCAACGGCCGCAAGCGGCACATCGTGGTGGACACCCTCGGGCTGTTGCTGGTCGTGATGGTGACCGCGGCTTCGGTCACCGACCGGGACGCGGGGCAGACGCTGCTGGCCAGGCTGCGCGATCGGCACTGGCGCGTCACGCGGGTGTGGGCCGACGGCGGCTATACCGGGCGCCTGGTCGACTTCGTCGGTGGTGTCCTGCGCATCGCGCTGACGGTGGTCAAACGCAGCGACGACACCAGCGGCTTCACCGTGTTGCCGAAGAGGTGGCTGGTGGAGCGCACGTTCGCCTGGCTGATGCACTCACGCCGTCTGGCCCGCGACTACGAGACGCGCACCGACACCTCGGAGGCGGTGATCCGGTGGTCGATGAGCATGGTCATGAGCCGTCGGCTCGTCCGACGGGCACGCTGA
- a CDS encoding recombinase family protein: protein MAGIATLPGSEHLDTVRVAVYARQSKARPDSSEASPEAQVSAGESLSDSRGWRVVHRFKDVGRSGWDPKAVRPGFEELMKAVRAGEVDVVVVNELSRLTRKGAHDALEIDKEFKKYGVRFVSVLEPFLDTSNPIGVAIFALIAALAKQDSDIKAERLRGAKEEIKAVGGRHSSSAPYGMRAVRERIGNLVVSVLEPDEDNPDHVATVERMIEMSWEGISDNKIATTLEGEEVPAPGTAERRATEKRLASIKKRRVSGEQSPIQWRAQTVRWILNHPAIGGFASERVKRGKAYVNVIARDEAGSPLTPHRGVTDGAKWLELQERRNKRNKTNRQPGGSAEARLLSGWRFMRCDICAGSMGQTKNNGGQDYYSCANPKGHGGLTVKRDYADDYVARRVWARLVNADMNNEEDREWVAAAALRFAQQTDSAGVEEERRETAAHLEHVKQSITELQADRKAGLYRGRDELATWRATMQQYRAYEDQCVARLAELDEKTASAVHIPAEWFTPGEDPLGPESPWALWDVYERRAFLELFLTGVSVGPGRDPETRKYIAIEDRVMLDWRPLPGNQDGEEEEEQEEPILTL from the coding sequence ATGGCAGGCATCGCCACGCTCCCCGGCAGCGAACACTTGGACACCGTGCGCGTCGCTGTGTACGCACGACAGTCCAAGGCGCGGCCCGACTCGTCGGAAGCCTCTCCGGAGGCGCAGGTATCTGCTGGTGAGTCGCTGTCCGACAGTCGAGGTTGGCGAGTGGTGCACAGGTTCAAAGACGTTGGACGGTCCGGTTGGGATCCAAAGGCCGTGCGTCCCGGCTTCGAAGAGCTCATGAAAGCCGTCCGTGCCGGTGAGGTTGACGTGGTGGTCGTCAATGAGCTGTCGCGTCTGACGCGCAAGGGCGCGCACGATGCCCTGGAGATCGACAAAGAGTTCAAGAAGTACGGCGTGCGGTTCGTATCCGTGCTTGAGCCCTTTCTGGACACGTCCAACCCGATCGGCGTCGCTATCTTCGCCTTGATTGCCGCTCTCGCCAAGCAGGACAGCGATATCAAGGCGGAGCGTCTGCGAGGTGCGAAGGAAGAGATCAAGGCTGTCGGTGGTCGTCATTCCAGCTCCGCCCCGTACGGAATGCGGGCTGTCCGTGAGCGAATTGGAAATCTCGTTGTGTCGGTGCTTGAGCCGGACGAGGACAACCCGGATCACGTTGCGACCGTAGAGCGCATGATTGAGATGAGCTGGGAAGGGATTTCGGACAACAAGATTGCAACCACGCTTGAGGGGGAGGAGGTTCCCGCCCCCGGAACTGCGGAACGCCGCGCCACTGAGAAGCGTCTCGCATCCATCAAGAAGCGTCGCGTATCCGGTGAGCAAAGCCCGATTCAGTGGCGTGCTCAGACAGTTCGATGGATTCTCAACCATCCGGCCATCGGAGGATTCGCCAGCGAGCGAGTCAAGCGAGGGAAGGCGTACGTCAACGTCATCGCGCGCGATGAGGCCGGCTCGCCGCTGACGCCTCATAGGGGCGTCACTGATGGGGCCAAGTGGCTTGAGTTGCAGGAGCGTCGGAACAAGCGCAACAAGACGAACAGGCAGCCGGGTGGATCCGCTGAGGCTCGTCTCCTGAGCGGGTGGCGCTTCATGCGTTGCGATATCTGTGCTGGCTCCATGGGGCAGACCAAGAACAACGGCGGGCAGGACTACTACAGTTGTGCCAATCCCAAGGGGCATGGAGGGCTTACCGTCAAGCGTGACTACGCCGACGATTACGTCGCTCGGCGAGTGTGGGCGCGACTTGTGAACGCCGACATGAACAACGAGGAAGACCGGGAATGGGTGGCCGCCGCCGCTCTCCGGTTCGCGCAGCAGACCGACTCGGCAGGTGTAGAAGAGGAACGGCGTGAGACTGCCGCTCACCTTGAGCACGTAAAGCAGTCCATCACAGAGCTTCAGGCGGATCGTAAGGCGGGGTTGTACCGGGGCCGTGATGAGCTGGCCACCTGGCGCGCAACCATGCAGCAGTACCGGGCGTACGAGGATCAATGCGTTGCGCGTCTCGCGGAGTTGGATGAGAAGACTGCCAGCGCGGTTCATATTCCGGCTGAGTGGTTCACGCCGGGGGAAGACCCGTTGGGGCCGGAATCGCCGTGGGCATTGTGGGATGTGTATGAGCGACGCGCTTTCCTTGAGTTGTTCCTCACCGGCGTATCAGTTGGTCCGGGGCGAGACCCGGAAACCCGGAAGTACATCGCGATCGAGGATCGCGTGATGCTGGACTGGCGGCCACTTCCGGGCAACCAGGACGGCGAGGAGGAGGAAGAGCAGGAGGAACCAATCCTGACGCTCTAG
- a CDS encoding DUF397 domain-containing protein gives MIRANSLPEAAWRKSTYSSDNGGACVEVVDGLPVVPVRDSKNKKGAALAVSRSAWASFIRSL, from the coding sequence GTGATCCGCGCAAACAGCCTGCCCGAGGCGGCATGGCGCAAGAGCACCTACAGCTCCGACAACGGCGGAGCCTGCGTCGAGGTCGTTGACGGACTGCCGGTCGTACCCGTCCGAGACTCGAAGAACAAGAAGGGCGCCGCCCTGGCCGTCAGCCGCTCGGCCTGGGCTTCGTTCATCCGCTCCCTCTGA
- a CDS encoding helix-turn-helix transcriptional regulator produces the protein MTVEEQDLKEKDSMLAFFGSEVQRLRGKKGASQDALAKATHCTRTLVNKIENAVRVPSKDFAKYADEFLDADDHLSRLWPLVILYAYPSWFRPFVELEKQAAVIRTLEPTVVPGLLQTRGYARATLAVGRTNDIDTLLDARMERQAILERGNPPELWALMDEAVLRRTVGGDRVMREQLQHLLNLSERPSIVIQVVPFGTGARAAAAGAFHTLTFEEGIKGAPTLPVVHVDGFPRGQLLADPADFKAAERAYDLLMSDALSVRASIDLIADVMKETT, from the coding sequence ATGACGGTCGAGGAACAGGACCTGAAGGAAAAGGACTCAATGCTGGCCTTCTTCGGGTCCGAAGTGCAGCGGCTACGAGGCAAGAAGGGTGCGTCTCAGGACGCGTTGGCCAAGGCCACCCACTGCACGAGAACCCTGGTCAACAAGATCGAGAACGCGGTCCGGGTGCCGTCGAAGGACTTCGCCAAGTACGCCGATGAATTCCTTGACGCTGACGACCACTTGAGTCGGCTGTGGCCGCTCGTCATCCTCTACGCGTATCCGAGCTGGTTCCGGCCGTTCGTCGAACTGGAGAAACAGGCAGCCGTCATCCGTACTCTTGAGCCGACAGTTGTCCCCGGACTGCTACAGACCAGGGGCTACGCCAGGGCGACCCTGGCTGTCGGCCGAACCAATGACATCGACACCTTGCTTGACGCGCGTATGGAGCGACAGGCCATCCTCGAACGGGGCAACCCTCCGGAACTGTGGGCGCTCATGGACGAAGCCGTGTTGCGACGAACGGTAGGCGGCGACAGGGTGATGCGGGAGCAGCTACAGCACCTGCTGAATCTGTCAGAACGACCGTCGATCGTGATCCAGGTCGTGCCATTCGGCACTGGCGCCCGCGCAGCTGCGGCCGGTGCCTTCCACACACTCACCTTCGAGGAAGGCATCAAGGGCGCTCCGACCCTGCCCGTCGTCCACGTTGACGGCTTCCCCCGGGGGCAGCTCTTGGCCGATCCGGCAGATTTCAAAGCGGCGGAACGAGCCTATGATCTGCTCATGAGCGACGCCCTGTCCGTGCGAGCGTCAATCGACCTGATCGCCGACGTCATGAAGGAAACAACGTGA
- a CDS encoding GntR family transcriptional regulator: MAAREHIERAPAMYMQLAQRIADDIRRGRYQTGELLPSEAQMVEMYGVGKHTARSAVAELRRMGLVESRQGKGSIVLASGGVLPATCVDRSIHRTVKGSWSLPEAIEAEAPAVSRTTLDGPPALLLDQQDQDAISVDRMIHNPATGARMAHRVLIPLATAADAPSLAEQPDAEVSDLYQQLADAGLSLAFTEHVTARTPYPDERAALGLSDASPLLITYRVTADADQERPLLCEELKAPAATCQLTYPMTPSKPAARRPTRRRSESE, translated from the coding sequence ATGGCAGCCCGAGAGCACATCGAACGCGCACCGGCCATGTACATGCAGCTGGCCCAGCGCATCGCCGACGACATCCGGCGAGGCCGCTACCAGACGGGTGAGTTGCTGCCGTCAGAGGCGCAGATGGTGGAGATGTACGGCGTGGGAAAGCACACCGCACGCTCCGCCGTCGCCGAGCTGCGCCGCATGGGACTGGTCGAGTCCCGGCAGGGCAAGGGCAGCATCGTCCTTGCTTCTGGCGGAGTCCTTCCCGCCACCTGCGTAGACCGCTCCATCCACCGTACGGTGAAGGGGAGTTGGAGCCTGCCGGAGGCGATCGAGGCGGAGGCGCCCGCCGTCAGCAGGACCACACTCGACGGACCCCCGGCACTGCTCTTGGACCAGCAGGACCAGGACGCCATCAGCGTGGACCGCATGATCCACAACCCGGCAACCGGCGCCCGCATGGCCCACCGCGTCCTGATCCCGCTTGCCACGGCAGCCGACGCGCCGAGCCTCGCCGAGCAGCCCGACGCCGAAGTCAGCGACCTGTACCAGCAGCTTGCCGACGCCGGACTCAGCCTTGCGTTCACCGAGCACGTCACCGCCCGCACCCCCTACCCGGACGAGCGGGCAGCACTCGGGCTCAGCGACGCCAGCCCCCTGCTGATCACCTACCGCGTGACCGCCGACGCCGACCAGGAGCGCCCGCTGCTGTGCGAGGAGCTGAAGGCCCCCGCCGCCACGTGCCAGCTCACCTATCCCATGACGCCGTCGAAGCCAGCCGCCAGGCGCCCCACCCGACGCCGATCCGAATCGGAGTAA